The DNA region AGATTGCCTCTCCGCCGGTTTCCTTAATCAGGCCAAGTGTCTCTTCACCGCCTGTGGAGTCAATATCTGCAATGGTAACCTTCGCTCCTTCATTTGCAAAACGGATAGCCGTCGAACGTCCAATACCTGATCCCCCACCTGTAACAATTGCCACTCTATTTATTAATCTCATTTAATTCACTGCCTCTCTCTATTGTCCTGCTTCACAACAATACATTCGACGGCGATTCCTGTTTACCCTTCCTTATTGATACTTTCTTAATTCTAGCTTGGCAATTTGGGCACGATGGACTTCATCAGGGCCATCCGCCAATCTCAAGGTTCTGGAACTCGCCCACTGTGCTGCCAGTGGAAAATCATTTGATACACCTGCCCCGCCAAATGCTTGAATGGCACGATCAATAACCTTTAATGCCATATTTGGCGCAACTACTTTAATCATCGCAATCTCTGATTTTGCCTCTTTATTCCCAACCGTATCCATCATATAAGCGGCTTTTAATGTGAGCAGTCTTGCCTGCTCAATTTCAATTCTGGAATCTGCAATCCATTCACGAATAACCCCTTGACTTGAAAGAGGTTTACCAAAGGCCACCCTTTCTTGTACACGCTTACATAAAAGTTCAAGCGCCCTTTCTGCGGCTCCGATTAATCTCATACAATGATGGATTCTTCCTGGTCCCAGTCTGCCTTGGGCAATAGCAAAACCTTTTCCTTCTCCCCAAAGGATATTATCCACAGGTACACGAACATTATCGTAGGTAATTTCCGCATGACCATGCGGGGCATGATCATAACCAAAAACCGGCACTACCCGTTCAATTTTTACCCCTCGCGTATCAAGTGGTACGAGAATCATTGATTGTTGCTCATGGCGACTGGCATTGAAATCCGTCTTCCCCATCACAATTGCAATTTTACAGCGCGGATCACCAGCACCCGATGACCACCATTTCCGACCATTAATGACGTACTCATCGCCATCTCTTTCTATCCTTGTTTCGATATTCGTAGCATCGGAAGAGGCTACTTCAGGTTCAGTCATTGAAAAACATGAACGAATTTCGCCTGCTAATAATGGTTTTAACCATTTTTCCTTATGCTCCTCAGTCCCATATCGAACAATTACTTCCATGTTTCCCGTATCAGGTGCACTGCAGTTAAAAACTTCTGGTCCAATCATGGAACGCCCCATAATCTCGCATAGTGGTGCATATTCTTGGTTTGTTAAACCGGCACCATATTCACTCTCAGGCAAGAATAAGTTCCAGAGCCCTTCTGCTTTTGCTTTTTCCTTTAGTTCTTCCATAATCGGGGGAACGGAACTCCAACGACTATCACCTTCATTTACTTGTTGTTCATACACTCGCTCATTTGGGTACACATGCTGTTCCATGAAGTCTGTTAACTTCAACTGTAACTCTTTAACTCTGCTAGAATATGAAAAATCCAATACATTCACCTCTTTCTACATACTAACCAGTTGGTATGTTACGATTATTATTATACCTCCAAATATTAAATATTCAAATTCTTTTCTCAATATTCTAACAAATTAATAAAAAGATAAATCCTTTTTTAAAAGTTTTAAAAAGATTTAAAATCTCTTAAACGATCGCTTTTGCTTATTCATAACTTCATAGGATTTTTCAACAATATCCGTCAAAACATCCCCTTTGTATACTCTGCCCAATTTAAGGTTCTCTTGATAATACTCGACAATTTCATCAAGTTTCGCACTTGTTTCCTTTGAAATTCTCACATTAAGTTGAACTCGTTCATTTTCTGCCAAGATAGACACTCCTATCAAATTAATAGCAAGATGCTAGCACTTTGCTTTTCATAGTTTATTTCTTTATTATATACTATTTTTCTGCAGTTTTTTACCTTTTTCAAAACAAAAAAAACAACACTACATTGGGGCATGTATTGCATTCTACGTTCACCATGAGCTCCTATCCTCTAGAAATGGTTCGTACATCATAATCGCATGGTTTTCGGTAACAAATTCATCGTCAATTAATTCCTCACCTAGGTTATACACCCTTCTATGGATTGTATTGTGTCTTGCATATCCTCCCCAGTATTCTAGTGTCATCCAGTGCTCTTTTTCATTAACTTCATACGTTCTCGTCGAAGGGACTTCTGATCTCCACTCTCCTACTAAATGGGTATCAGTTAATGTCAGTATTAATTGATAGGTAAAGTTTGTTTCATTTCTAATTTGTAAATCGAGGTAATTATATGCACATGTGGCACCGCTTCCGAACGGTTGACTCCGATTGGAATCTGGGAAGACATCATAACTATGTCGATATCGCTCTGTAACAGTCAAAGGTGTATGTAAGGTCATCCAATAAATTAAATTTGATAATTGACATAACCCGCCGCCAATC from Neobacillus sp. FSL H8-0543 includes:
- a CDS encoding acyl-CoA dehydrogenase encodes the protein MDFSYSSRVKELQLKLTDFMEQHVYPNERVYEQQVNEGDSRWSSVPPIMEELKEKAKAEGLWNLFLPESEYGAGLTNQEYAPLCEIMGRSMIGPEVFNCSAPDTGNMEVIVRYGTEEHKEKWLKPLLAGEIRSCFSMTEPEVASSDATNIETRIERDGDEYVINGRKWWSSGAGDPRCKIAIVMGKTDFNASRHEQQSMILVPLDTRGVKIERVVPVFGYDHAPHGHAEITYDNVRVPVDNILWGEGKGFAIAQGRLGPGRIHHCMRLIGAAERALELLCKRVQERVAFGKPLSSQGVIREWIADSRIEIEQARLLTLKAAYMMDTVGNKEAKSEIAMIKVVAPNMALKVIDRAIQAFGGAGVSNDFPLAAQWASSRTLRLADGPDEVHRAQIAKLELRKYQ
- a CDS encoding VanW family protein; translated protein: MGLLLKPKKRNKWRILFGTKYYQMKRYWNWYTDGKKYTTHRQSTSLNHLVFTHKTPLLRKLKDVDMWLQHNKVANLTIAVKKLNGIVIKPGETFSYWRSIGNVTKREGYVDGMILHYGQVTTGIGGGLCQLSNLIYWMTLHTPLTVTERYRHSYDVFPDSNRSQPFGSGATCAYNYLDLQIRNETNFTYQLILTLTDTHLVGEWRSEVPSTRTYEVNEKEHWMTLEYWGGYARHNTIHRRVYNLGEELIDDEFVTENHAIMMYEPFLEDRSSW